The window AGGTCTGGCTCTGTTTCTTGGCTTGATCTTTCTGGTTCTGTTCGAGATCTTTAGGATTCATTCCTATAGAAGTCAAACTCCTCCTGGTCCCAAACCTCTGCCTTTTGTGGGTACCATACCACAATTTTTGAAGAACCCAATGGAGTTCCTGAGATCAGTGAGTCTTTGCTTTGAGCTTGTTGTTTTTGTGTCTTATGTTCTCCTTGTGCTATGTTGACTTCTATCACAAGTGAGATGATGTCTAAACCACTTTAGTTGTGTTGAAGTGCTGTGAAATCTTCTCTGAGTAGATGCCTCAGTATGGAGAGATGACCACTTTGTATCTCGGGAGGAAGCCAGCCATAATCCTCAACACAATCCAGGTCACGAAGGAAGCCCTGGTCCAAAATGGTTCATCTTTTTCAGGAAGGCCGCCTATACCACTTTTAAAATGGGTTACTAATGGATATGGTCAGTAATGCATTGTActgaaaattaatttgaaaatgttGGTGTTGTAGGATACTAGcggggcttgacattaacacctgcCAACCCACCAAATGCGGGTATATTTTAGCAGTGGCATGTAAcacagtcactcctactagccactttggtgggttgaattttatatataatacatttttcatttgtagtcttttaaaaaggcatctgaaataatagtagttttgtcaaaaatattgatattttgataCAGAAATATCTAAAACGCTTCACAGAATATACCACTATAAcagctgctctttctctctctctctctcatctctctgacagcgagttgacacaaacccgcctcccctcactcactcgtttcatttgctcctgatgaatattgttggtgttacagggcttgaatttcagtttcagcgTGTACTGCGCATTATTTTACTATTTCCAGCAGATTTTGTGCTTACACCCAAAGTGCGcacacataaagccgcctctcagtactaaattgagttctttttcgctTCGTTATTGCGCCTAAAGGGACCTATAATggcccttttacaagatgtaatataagtctctggtgtctccagaatgtgtctgtgaagtttcagcttaaaataccccacagatcatttattatagcttgttaaatttgcccctatttgggtgtgaacaaaaacacgctgtttttgtgtgtgtcactttaaatgcaaatgagctgctgctcttgGCTGCTTTctaaaagagggcggagctttaacagatcgtgctttggttgctcaacaacaacaaagctggagaatctcacgcagccaaaatgaggattgtcagtaacggtgttcagccttacattgttcaaaccggagtcgacactgatggagagactcaggaagaagttacaacttttagaatgaaactggacgtttctgaatggttagtggataaatttatgtagttgctgtggagttgattcaactcatccactagcatgtgccgtcatgttcatcttttgtgcaaatccagtgttgaattgaccctcgtttgtgaagcagtccgccGTAAAATGACGgaatggcaacaacactctactacaggggtgtccaaacttggtcctggagggccactgccctgcagagtttagctccaaccctaattaaacacacctgaaccagataATCAAGGTCTAACAAAGCATACTAGAAAGTGTCTGCAGGTGTTTTGGAGCtggttggaactaaactctgcaggactgcggccctccaggaccgaatttggacacccctgctctactacaacaactcttcctcttctctaaagcagcccaacatggcctcaccccctttgttgcgtgttctcgggggcggggttttatgtaaattttggtcTTGGTCTGGTTCTGGGCCTCAAGCAGTCTAGTGCCAGTCTGGACATGGGACTCTACCAGCCAATGAGGCCAAGGTCGCCTTGGTAGACTCTCTTGGTCAAGATGTTTAGGGCTGGTAGACCTATGCATCTGGTTATCTGTCTTTCTTTGTTCAACTGGTCTATGCATTTCCTCATAACTCTGAAGGTCTGGTCTCTTTCCATCAGGTATAATAGCGGTCACGTTTGGTCATGTTGGAGGCAGCAGAGACGGTTTGCTCTGCACACGCTCAGGAACTTTGGCCTTGGAAAGAAGTCTGTGGAGGAACGCGTGACAGAGGAAAGCAGTTACCTGCTTTCTGAAATGCTCAAATCAGAAGGTTATTGAGGGTTTTAGTCTGTGACTGTTTTCAATGTTTAGAGGTCATGTCCCACCTTGTCCTTGTTGAATCTGAGTTCTAAACAAACTTTAAACATGCTATATGTGCTTAGTCAAAACAAGTGCGCTGTGGCGGTAACAAGCCTTAgtgccagatttactaaacagggcaaattagcatGAGTGCAATTCCAAAAAAGCGCCGATGGGAGTGGAAATTTCTGCTCGTGATCTACTGACGACACGCAAATTAAAGAACCTAGACACAACCGGATCATTTCAGTATTGACCTACACAATCCACGAAGAGCAGCACAAATTAGCGTCATGCTTTTTTGAGCGTTAAATAATACCAGAGATATCAGaaaattgactagcgcaaaccttagtaaatcaccttgcatgattcatttaaatactttcCACCCATAAATTTAGCGTCTGAAACTCCTACAAATAattatgcaataaggtcagccacaAAAATTCAGCTCTAATTTTTCACTGGTGtttttagtaaatcctgacagtagttatttaatgccaaaagagggtttgcgctggcaTTAGCAGTTAGTAATTCTGGCCCTTAGTATTCAGGTTAGCTTCAAATGCCATTAAACCAGATGTGTTATTCAACAAGCTAGCTATTATTTCAAATAGAGAAGATTCCTTTTAAACTATTAATACGTTCTTTGCCAAAAACTAACATGTGGTTTTCTTTGTTACAGGCAAGCCTTTTGACCCCCAACATGCAATATACAAtgctgtttccaacattatctGTTCCATCGTGTTTGGGGATCGGTTCGACTATGATAACAAGAGCTTTGCATACCTTTTGGAAATCCTGAAGGAGAGCGTCGATCATCTAGGGTCACTTGTTGGGCAGGTATGAacaagttttaaaaatgtttttagcttAGTACTATCCTAGTATCCAACTGGATCTCGCTCTACTGTCTcaatcatagactgtaaaaaagatGGACCTCTTCACTTCCTTCAACTGTAgaaaaatgaagccaaaatatCCAAGTAACGGTTGTCGATTATGTTGTTCGGAGCCCGAGTCTGCACAGTAGCGATACTGAGGTGGAGCCGTGGCACTGAGGTCCCGCCCACACTCCCACTCTTGCAGACTCAATTGCTaccacagctgtcaatcatgacgtcatACCCTGTTTCTATAACATCAAATgactaacaaaaaacaaacttatCGAGAAAACATACACTTGAACATAGGTCTGCGTGATGAGAActacctaaaatgacagaaaccatctttgggaaaaaaatttatttgaaatgtaattggATTTTTTAGTTTGACTCATGTCCCATTTGATaacatggagagggcggggtttatgacctatactgcagcCAGCCACCAGGTTTGAAATGCCAGGTTTTGAAACGAATTTGAAATGCTTTGGCTTtacttttcaggacttgtgcagcaCACTTGATTCCCATAGGCTGTCGACACATTGCATTGTTACTCTTTAGCAAAAACTTACCAAACTTTACCAGCGGTCGCTCATGATGCATCAAAACCTCAGCTTTTTGAAAGTTAtatgtcatcctggaatatggccatatgcacctcttgatggaaataacatcacaacatttttttttccatcaaggtgtgcatcaatttttggtcaaaatcttgtattgacaatgcaagagtccagcactctgtaaagtctcctccagcacatcccaaagacatTCAATGAATTTAAGATCTGGACTTTCACactttgagcctgatgaatcatcctggaatatggccatgatgtgtcttcctacatggttatttaagaaatgaaaagctacacataCCATAAATTAGGGTTAACTGttcccaaacatataacatggtAGAAGCATAATAATCACAGCAATACTGAAGTATTTACCTAATTTAATTGAAAAAGTGACTTTTTTTGGCCAGGCAGTGCATTTCCAGCtaaattctgaagtgtgcatccagtggacactttactatcccataagGCTACAgtagagtgttttttttttaatgatcacGAAGCAATTACTCAAAAGAAGTACCTACTCTGAGAGTATGCAATTTAAGACGCAGGAAATATCTTCAGAATTAGAAGAAATTTCTAGGCAGGTGTTTTGGAGCAGGTTGAAACTAAACTTCTGCTGTTAATGCCGCATAGTTATTTGTAGCCTTTTTCTTTTCCAGGTGTTTAACTTGCTTCCCATCATCAAATATCTCCCAGGACCACACCAGAAAATCTATCAGAATGGCGAAGAGTTGAAGGCTTTCTTCAGGGAAGCAATCAAAGCACACCGAGAAACTCTGGATCCAGACAGTCCTCGAGACTACATTGATGCCTACCTGCTGGAGATTGAGAAAGTAAGATCGTCATGGTCAGCCACTCTAGAAACTGTATAATCCACTCTTTGATGGTAATTACTACTTGGAAAGGTGGCAGTGATTTTGCCAAGTGAAACATGTTAATGGATGAACATCTTTTGTTACTAAAAACCCATAAAATTTGAAGGTTCTTCAAGCCCCAGTTCAGTTTCTAACCCTGATAGGAATTTTGTTCCAGCACTAACAatattcggtaacactttacttgaaggggtg of the Megalobrama amblycephala isolate DHTTF-2021 linkage group LG24, ASM1881202v1, whole genome shotgun sequence genome contains:
- the LOC125260638 gene encoding LOW QUALITY PROTEIN: cytochrome P450 2C23-like (The sequence of the model RefSeq protein was modified relative to this genomic sequence to represent the inferred CDS: inserted 1 base in 1 codon; deleted 1 base in 1 codon); translation: MWTTLMKLDLASVGLALFLGLIFLVLFEIFRIHSYRSQTPPGPKPLPFVGTIPQFLKNPMEFLRSMPQYGEMTTLYLGRKPAIILNTIQVTKEALVQNGSSFSGRPPIPLLKWVTNGYGIIAVTFGHXWRQQRRFALHTLRNFGLGKKSVEERVTEESSYLLSEMLKSEGKPFDPQHAIYNAVSNIICSIVFGDRFDYDNKSFAYLLEILKESVDHLGSLVGQVFNLLPIIKYLPGPHQKIYQNGEELKAFFREAIKAHRETLDPDSPRDYIDAYLLEIEKQKSNEDSTFHEENMVMSVADLFMAGTDTTSTTIRWGLIYLTQNPDVQERCHEEIVRVLGYDHMPSMDDRDKLPYTNATVHEFQRFGNIVPTNLMHETTQPTKLRGYDIPKVMKWSLDVFYLTETCSTNKHRLSRGTEILTNLTAILTDKEHWKFPDTFNPENFLDDNGHFFKPESFLPFSLGPRVCPGETLAKMELFLFITSLLQRIRFSWPPGVQKPDMNGIVSLVRSPEPYDIICHSRG